GAGACGAATAAAGGTAACATTTTTTTCCTTGACTTCACGACGAATATCTGCAGCTGTGATTGGCATGGTTATTCTCCTTAATATATGACTACTTGCGGTTGCCTAACCGCGACCAAAAGGTGAATGTGCTGAAGCAAAGCGTCCCTGCTGGAGGAGTTCATTATGAAGTGCGCGACGCACCTCCGTCTGACTCACCACTTTCTTGGACTTCGCCTCACGTTCAGCATATTTTTTCTTAATGGCAGCGATATTGTAGCCTTCAGAGATATAATCTTTGATTTCAAGCAGACGATCCATATCATTCAACGAATACATGCGACGGTTCCCTTCGTTTCGATCAGGTTTAATCAACTCT
This genomic interval from Streptococcus oralis subsp. tigurinus contains the following:
- the glnR gene encoding transcriptional repressor GlnR translates to MKEREFRRNMAVFPIGSVMKLTDLSARQIRYYEDQELIKPDRNEGNRRMYSLNDMDRLLEIKDYISEGYNIAAIKKKYAEREAKSKKVVSQTEVRRALHNELLQQGRFASAHSPFGRG